The Juglans regia cultivar Chandler chromosome 6, Walnut 2.0, whole genome shotgun sequence genome contains the following window.
TATGCCGGCGgggtttttggattttatgaGGGATGTGATTGCGAGGGAAGTAAGAGATTACGTGAGCTCTACCATGTCCGAAAACTCGGGTTTTCACTGAACGACGGATGTCTTAGCAGATCGGGTATCGGGTCGACTTATACTAGCTTGTGGGTGGTTGGTTGGATTGATTTTTGCTGTTTAAGatgttaatataattttcaatttttccagAAGGAAAAAAGCTCTAAAAACAAAGCATTTTAATGACTAAGCTTGAAGACTTGTTTGGCttctcaaaacatttttattcatctcattattataatttttttaattttttaaataaaatataataaataatttaatttttttaaaattttaaaataaaaataatattttattttaattttaattttcatctcaattcatctatgATAAACCTTGGCTAAAAACACTGAacatttaacaaaattattattattattattatcatctcTTGCTGCGATAATTATACTGGCTTTGAGCTCTGAATTTGATCATGACCAAAATGACACCTCCCAGCCTGTTTCAGGTCATTTATATAGAGATTGACATGTTGGTATTGAAACAGAGCTCGATGAATTTGCATCTGGATAAACTACCTGCTATTAATTAGGCTCATACGACTGGAATTCTTACAAGAAATGTGCATGCAGATCATGTTTGTGACACACATCTaggattatataaatattagacGTGACCGATTAAACTTAAAAGTACCAAATGttcatcttatattttcatattgCATAAGCATTTATATGGTTAAAAAGATCTCTTCAGATAATGTTTGATCCAAACTCCTCtttagatgatgatgatgtacGTAGAATCATTCCAAAAGATAAACTCAATTTGTAACAAGAGAATGAATACTAAAggcacatttattttaaaaagattaggCAAGATTACTGTTGATGACCTGTTTCACTACTACGCACTCCCGAACTCCTGCAACCAAAGGATAAGAGGGATTGGAGGTTGAAGAGGGCCCTtccaatgcctaagtcagtaatgATATGAATAACCTACGAGCCAATTTTCTAGAGAGTTTCATTAGTATACCTGGATCATTTAAATAGAGAGCTTATCTTCTTGAGATCACCTAGATTAATTGCCTTACCTATTATTTGAAATCTGAATCCCAGTTCCTTTGAACTATCTTCTTGTTTTGAATGAGTGAATATCCTAATAGTCTCAGGATAAATGGGTGGTCATTCCCCTTAACGATTGACCTAAACCCTATTGGGTCAGAGGGTGTTTAGGCCTTGAGTGACTTGTTGGGCTCCCATGGCCCGGGCTTAGGGTGGCACTCCGCGAGTCCTTATATATGGTGGTATTAAAACCCTTCTATTTACCTCGCGAAGTCTAATTACATATAGTGTGATGTGACTCTAGTATTAAGTAATTTTAAGCCCTCTCGGATAACTTAATTTGTGCCCCTCTAAATACAATGGGAGCGCCTTAAAACCATTAAGTTTTTCCCTTCTAAATAATATGGGATGGCATTCGCCTCATTCTCAAAAATAACTTGGGCGTACTATTACAATCTCCTTTAATTTCTTGATGTATGAATTAGTCATTCTATCATATAAAAGTATGACTTAAGTCCCATAATTCTATCTGGGTTTTGACTTTGATACTATCCGTAAAAATTCAAGAGAAGTTAAAATCACTTATGGgcttatattctaaaaatactaataaatgtTAGAATTAAGACCTTATGAAATcattatcaaaaccttaaaTTCTCGATTCATATTAATACGAGGTCTTATTCACCACTGGTGAATCACCAATATCACCATCATCCCATCCCATCCACGGCTATTGTACAATTTGCTACAATAAATTTGATCTCTATCATACTCGGATTTGTTATCTAAGATTGTTTTAGTCCATCGCTACAAAATACAAATGTACATCTTTCCTATGTTCGAGGTTGAGATATTATTTACCAAACATATTTGGGTAATTCCATATATACACTTACCATTAATTGGTAATTCATGCTACATTAATTACGGTTATAGACCATGAAAACTACTAAACTAATTTATTATGATCCtttgtattgaaaaacaaataaataaagagcaaataaaaggaaaaaaaaaaccatgaatTAAATGGGATTCCActtgggaagaaaaaaagagagtccAACATTCCTTTTTCAAGGTGTGATTATGGCATTTCACATAATGGTGTCTCACCACACAAGAATTCTACTTATTGAATTACAAAATGTCAATAATCTAGAGAAATTTAAAGTAGAACTACTCAATCATATTATTCCATGCATACAAGTCGGCCGTCTCCAATAAAGGCTGCTTAGATTGTTTTTGGATACTGAGGTGATCTCAAATGATTTCAattgatatgtgaataatagtattttgtaagtactattgagatgtgtttaaatgtaaGTAGGATGagatatgtatttaaatgtataaagtaggttgatatgaatttaacttttttataaaaaattgaaaaagtaatagGTTTCATTAATgattgacttgagatgagttgagttgatttcaCTAACCAAACACATCCGTGAGTAATGTTATTCATCctcctttaatattttattctcttatcatctcatgatgtgatattaaatgattgaaaaactctttattatatttcacttgttaaACAATTAATGTTACGAAGATGatgattaaaacttaaaaggatGATGACtacattttttaattagataaatattaaattcccCCCTccaaatttgtaaatatatttttaatcccAAATTAAATTTTCTAGTTCCCAATTGTTAGATTGTGGTCGAAGGTAAGAATTTGGAAACCCTTTATTTATTCGAACATAAAAGTTTTTAGAACTTAAGATAGATATGAGTCTTGAGGTGATCATGATGAGTATAACCATGTGTGAGAGCATTCTTTCTCGTGCATTGTTTCAAGTGGGTTAGGCTTATTTCATCATTTGACCCAACCATAGTTGGAGTAGTGCCTTACCAATGGTATTGGCCTTGTAATAATATTGAAGATTATATTCTTTGCGAGATTCAAactcataaattataattgaagatgtgaaaaaaatatcGACATGTTCATCAACCTTATGAAATGCTTAAAGCAAATTATGGTTGTAACATgcagataataaataataaattatgatttGCTATCTTCAacaaaaacttaatattttcgttcaaaatcatcaatgaaaattgtttatttgtgaccagttatttttagtaaaaatgattattttttatcaaaatgagtctgtttttatcgtaaatagtcGTTATCATCGCAATTTGTCgttaatacttatttttcttgtagtagttgaaggaaataagaaataatagaaaaaaaaaattcacccgTTGGTTGAATATGCATGGGTCTAACTaggaaattacatttttttttaaaaaaattttagaagtttttttGGGTCAAAGTTTTGAGTTAGAAAGATCAAGAGTTTATTAAATTAAAGCTGATTCTGGCTAAATTATGTGTTTTACAAAAAAACCtctatatatttcttaattacatTTTCCAAAGGGAGATGTGAGGTTTTTCAAACTGGTTCTTAATTATGggattatttttagttttttaagactaaaaattttttgaaatatttttttgaaaataggaGAGAGATTTTGGGGATTCGAAAGATTTTGAGGtgtcaaaagttattttaaaattataagatgcAGTTTTTTGAAAACTATTTAGAAGagggatatgattttttttttggataaaatcaatattttaaaattaatatttaaggataaaaaattatttaaaatttttagaaataataaaaaaaaaagattttaataggtttttttattatatcaagttacgtcaatttataatttatttttttcaattctttattattaaatatttctcttataaatgaaaagagaaaaaaatgacatatttttgcaagttttttttggccataattcttttataattaaatgcaGAAtctttttgatattttcttggCAATAcagctttttataaaaatccgACATGATGGACCACACATTAGGAGACCAGATTGATTTACCCAAAGAAGAGTCCCGCTTTACATTGACACTTTTGGATTTTCTAAGTTCATGCAATGCATGTTTTAAATGTGTATGAGTAATTGATTTTGGGAATGCAATGAataaagtgaaagtgagaataaTTTCAGTGGCTTATAAGGCATTTGAATCATGAACATGATGATTCCTAGCTACTTGTAGGGTCCTAtgacttgtgttttttttatatggtgATACATAGAGGTGACCATGGTAATGGAAGTACATGGGAACAACCCCTtccccaaccaaaaaaaaaaataaataaaaaaaaaggaaataaagaaatttatcaGAAGGCTTGGCAGGATTGTGGAGGAACTTGTGAAATTACcataaattcatttcaaaatctcaaactcatgggaatatatatatatatatatatatatattttattatttatatttatgtcttaACATTCACCCTCACGAGTAGATCATATTCTCCCTTACAAGCGTATCtaatacgtaaaatatttaattaacacTTAGTGAGGTGTTAAGTTGATCTCAGATGTTTTAttaattgttataaaaaaataatgataacatattaaatgataataaaaaatagataaaaaataataataaaataataaatagtactgaaatattattataatactcTAGTACCCAAACGAGCCTAATTGGGCTCGACTTAGTTATAACTGATTTTTGTGTGTTTCGTTTGTATAATGGGCCTAAATATCAACTGATTGAGAAATATGGGCCTCGGAAGTATTTTACACCAATATTTCGATAGTATTTTTTAAGTAGTTTTCGAATACCAATATCTAATAacattcatctaaaaaaaagaagtaagatttaacattaaaaaaataattttttcatccactttttttaaaattgagtaCAAACTTTACGCATcctataactgtaaatattatttcttatctttctattatatcataaaataatatgttgatAAACTTgaattcttatataattttatgataagATAGCTTAGATTGGACTATGAAGTCGTTCGTATTTCGCaagtatttaataatttttcagtttttaggattaaatatttaaataaatactcTTGTGattttcattttagataaattgattttttatatttaaattatatatatgctaaaatCACATGTCACGTGTAAGAAGActtatattcttattatatttgattttttttttaaagtgtgtCATGTGGCATATTATATCAAACCACATCTATtcgtgagtttatttttgtgaacttGCAAAATATTTCTATGAGATTCaaatatgagaaaagatatctgcaatcgtgaattgtgcaactgccgtgtaattactttgaaaaaagtgaataaaatatgagacctatatgaaaaaaattatttttttaatagtagatcccacttttacaaaatgattatgCGACATTTATgcacttcacgattatatgtagaattactcttaaaatatttctcttaagtTAGTATAACAATTAATCAATCAATCATACAGTTTAAAACtcgcaaatttaaaaacaaagttttattttttttattgaaatttgcaTAACATCCAGGAGAACCACAATTCACCTCATACTTTTTGCTATAAACcctcataataataataacagtaaAAACAGCAATATTAATACAACCATTGCATAGAGATGGTCTCCAAATGAGCAAACCCTACTTAAGCAGCACTGCGTCTTCCCTGGCCCTAGCCAGCTCTGTGATTTCTGTGAAGACAGATTAATAATGGGGGCGCGGCCATGGAATAGCAAAGAACTTCATTTGGCCTTGGCTGCAGTGAACGCCATTGTTCACAGCACATGCAAAGTAGTATGGCCTCCACTGTTTCAGCACAAACTCAAACCCCTTCCCACTCCCCTGTTTTGCGTCTGCCACAATCCTTGCCTTCCTGAAGTCACAGTTTATATAGCTCCACAGGTTTGGCAGTAGGTATACATTGTGGGAGGAAGTGTTGCTTGGTGCTGCATATTTGAacactgcatatatatatatatatatatatatatgcatatataagcAGATCATGTCAGTGTTCAAGCTTAAAACACATGATACTTTAACGTATACT
Protein-coding sequences here:
- the LOC109010307 gene encoding blue copper protein 1b-like, which encodes MAFSQGSAQGGGFILLLFTASLLVLMSEAETIVVGGSKGWSFGFNYTDWAIKNSPFYINDKLVFKYAAPSNTSSHNVYLLPNLWSYINCDFRKARIVADAKQGSGKGFEFVLKQWRPYYFACAVNNGVHCSQGQMKFFAIPWPRPHY